A genomic segment from Canis aureus isolate CA01 chromosome 4, VMU_Caureus_v.1.0, whole genome shotgun sequence encodes:
- the G3BP1 gene encoding ras GTPase-activating protein-binding protein 1, with the protein MVMEKPSPLLVGREFVRQYYTLLNQAPDMLHRFYGKNSSYVHGGLDSNGKPADAVYGQKEIHRKVMSQNFTNCHTKIRHVDAHATLNDGVVVQVMGLLSNNNQALRRFMQTFVLAPEGSVANKFYVHNDIFRYQDEVFGGFVTEPQEESEEEVEEPEERQQTPEVVPDDSGTFYDQSVSNDLEEHLEEPVAEPEPDPEPEPEQEPVSEIQEEKSEPVLEETAPEDTQKSSSPAPTDIAQTVQEDLRTFSWASVTSKNLPPSGAVPVTGIPPHVVKVPASQPRPESKPESQIPPQRPQRDQRVREQRINIPPQRGPRPIREAGEQGDVEPRRIVRHPDSHQLFIGNLPHEVDKSELKDFFQSYGNVVELRINSGGKLPNFGFVVFDDSEPVQKVLSNRPIMFRGEVRLNVEEKKTRAAREGDRRDNRLRGPGGPRGGLGGGMRGPSRGGMVQKPGFGVGRGIAPRQ; encoded by the exons attttATGGAAAGAACTCTTCTTATGTCCATGGGGGATTGGATTCAAATGGAAAGCCAGCAGATGCAGTCTATGGACAGAAA GAGATCCATAGGAAAGTGATGTCACAAAACTTTACCAATTGCCACACTAAGATTCGCCATGTTGATGCTCATGCCACTCTGAATGATGGTGTGGTGGTCCAGGTGATGGGGTTGCTCTCTAATAACAACCAGGCTTTGAGGAGATTCATGCAGACATTTGTCCTTGCTCCTGAG GGCTCTGTTGCGAATAAGTTCTACGTTCACAATGATATCTTCAGATACCAAGATGAGGTCTTTGGTGGCTTTGTCACTGAGCCTCAGGAGG AATCTGAGGAAGAGGTAGAGGAACCTGAAGAAAGACAGCAGACACCTGAGGTGGTACCTGATGATTCTGGAACTTTCTATGATCAGAGTGTCAG CAATGACTTGGAAGAACATTTAGAGGAACCTGTTGCTGAACCAGAACCTGATCCTGAACCAGAACCAGAGCAAGAACCTGTGTCTGAGATCCAAGAGGAAAAGTCTGAGCCAGTATTGGAAGAAACTGCTCCTGAGGATACTCAGAAGAGTTCTTCTCCAGCACCTACGGACATAGCTCAGACAGTACAGGAAGACTTGAGG ACATTTTCTTGGGCATCTGTGACCAGTAAGAACCTTCCACCCAGTGGAGCTGTTCCAGTTACTGGGATACCACCTCATGTTGTTAAAGTACCAGCTTCACAG CCTCGCCCGGAATCTAAACCTGAATCTCAGATTCCACCGCAGAGGCCTCAGAGAGATCAAAGAGTGCGAGAACAGCGGATAAATATTCCTCCCCAGAGGGGCCCCAGACCAA tccGTGAGGCTGGTGAGCAAGGTGACGTTGAGCCCCGAAGAATTGTGAGACACCCTGATAGTCACCAACTTTTTATTGGCAATCTACCACATGAAGTTGACAAATCGGagcttaaagatttttttcaaa GTTATGGGAATGTGGTGGAGCTACGCATTAACAGTGGCGGGAAATTACccaattttggttttgttgtgtttGATGATTCTGAGCCTGTTCAAAAGGTCCTTAGCAACAGG CCCATCATGTTCAGAGGTGAGGTCCGCCTGAATGTGGAAGAGAAGAAGACTCGAGCTGCCCGCGAAGGGGACCGGCGAGATAACCGCCTGCGGGGACCAGGAGGCCCTCGAGGTGGTCTGGGTGGTGGAATGCGAGGCCCTTCCCGTGGAGGCATGGTGCAGAAACCCGGATTTGGAGTGGGAAGGGGAATCGCTCCAAGGCAGTGA